The nucleotide window CAAGGAAATTCCAATACGCATTTCAAGTGAATCAAAGAAATATCTTAATCTCCCATTTCTATTTGACAATGAGGAATGGGACAATGACTATGGCTTTATTGGCATAGACAAAACGCTAAGAAAAAATTCATTTACTAAAGACGGCTTAAGCATCGACAAATATGACACATTTGAACTTCTATTAACCGACTGGAGAAATACAATTACGACTCTAAATTAAAAATGAAAATACGGACGACATTACTCACGAGACAAGGAAGCACTGGCTATAACAGCACCTACCCAAAAGGCGGGGTTTCGTGTTCCAAAGACAGTTTAGTGGTTAATGGAAGTTTAGTTTTTCAAATCAGGTTTTGTGGTAAAACTCCCGCCCTTCGGGTAGCTGCAAAACGTTCAAACTGTCTAAAAACTACCCACACATTTTTGTTGAATAGTAACTTCAATTTATAGGTTATGAATTGCAATTTATGTATGGAATACATACAAGAAACAAATAGGAATCAGGCCGAATTAATTAGTAATAACTTAGAACAAATTATTTTTTTCAGCACAGAAATTATTCTTTTAAAAAAGCATTACTGCAAACCACTTATACCGCTTTCAATAAGTTTTTAAAAGCAAGAATTATTATCTTTAAAAAAGAATGGAGGTTTTTAGACGGACTGACGTTGGGCACCATTTGTTGTAACCATATTTTATTTTGTAAATTTTAAAATGACGGCAACAGAATAAGAAACAAAATGATACAAAGCAGTATTTACTTTCAACTCACTTAAATGAATTTTACTGTATACGTTTCTTATTACTAGCCTTGACCCACTTGGATTTATTGCATTCTGGACAAGTATATTTTGTAGTAGCTTCCAATTTTACCGTATAACCGCAAAAGGTACATGCATAGTGTGCAGTTTCAATAATTATTTGGCTGGAGAATTCCAAAGAATCAGGCATGATTGGCAATCCATATTTTACTTCCAGGTTAGGAAAATAAAAAATGCTGATGCTACCGGAACTTTCAATAATCGCTTGCTCAATTTGACCTAGCTGTGAAACACCTTGCATCCGAAGCTCAGCAAAAAACTCATCTTCCCCTAACGTTTCTTTTGTAAAATTTTTAATTAAAAATATACCATCCCTAATTAGAAAGATAGGCTTTCCTTCCATCAGCCTTTCGAATTTTTGATTCTTCCCAATTAGATAAGTAATAAAGCTGTAGAGGCCAACTATCATTATAAAAACAATTAGAGCAGGTAAAATTCCTACATCTTTATAAAACATTGGATCACCTGCTGCCGAGCCTAAACTGATAATAGCTACGAGTTCAAATATTGATAGTTGCTTAACCCCACGTTTACCCAATAACCGGAGGCCTACTAATATTATAATAAACATTATAAAAGTGCGCAAAACAGTCTCGGGGAGAAAATTCCAATTTTCTCCTCCTAACATTAACTCTTTCCAATTGAACGCTGTTGAAGTCAATAAAAAATACATGTAAATTAAATTTAGCGAGTTAATGTATTCAATAAATCGATTGTGTTATGCTGCATGTTATGCCGGTTAATATCCATGGTACTATAAAAGTGCATTCCAAAATTAGCGAAATTAAATCCCCATTTTTAACAAAAAAAATTTTGAATAATTATGATCGCTTGTCGTTGTAACTTCGGCTACAAATCGCTATCAGCTTTGGTTTGGTGCTTGACTCTTTCTAAATTCCTTTTCGTTAATTATTATTATAACATTTCTTCTTCAACATTCTCACCGAGCAGACGATTGTCAAAATCCCCACCTGCGGCTATGCAGAACATCAAACTGTCTAAAACTTTTCACACATTATTGTTGAATAACAATTAGCCTTTATAGGTTTTGATTTGCAATTTGATATATGCAATATATAAAAGGAACTAATAGAAATCAATCAGTACTTCTTGCCTACCGTTAGGCAGGGTTGCACAAAACTTAGATCAAATTATCAGCATTGATAATGAAGTGCGGCTGATAGATTTTTTTGCTAAAAGCATTTGCAAAAACAATCAACTTCTAAATGGTAATTAATTTTTCAGCACAAATTATTTTATAAAAAAACATTTCTGTAAACCGCTAAATCGGTTTCAATAAGTTATTAAAAGCGAGAATTATTATCTTTAAAAAAGAATGAAGGTTTTTAGACGAACTAACGTTGGGCGTAAACTTTAAGCAACATTATTATATGAAAAGCATATTTATATCTTACAGAAGAATCGATTCCTATGAAACTAATCGACTTTCAACTTCTCTCAAAACCGAATACGGAGAGAGTAATATTTTCCTGGACTATGAATCTATT belongs to Bacteroidota bacterium and includes:
- a CDS encoding DUF421 domain-containing protein, whose product is MYFLLTSTAFNWKELMLGGENWNFLPETVLRTFIMFIIILVGLRLLGKRGVKQLSIFELVAIISLGSAAGDPMFYKDVGILPALIVFIMIVGLYSFITYLIGKNQKFERLMEGKPIFLIRDGIFLIKNFTKETLGEDEFFAELRMQGVSQLGQIEQAIIESSGSISIFYFPNLEVKYGLPIMPDSLEFSSQIIIETAHYACTFCGYTVKLEATTKYTCPECNKSKWVKASNKKRIQ